One window of Elaeis guineensis isolate ETL-2024a chromosome 11, EG11, whole genome shotgun sequence genomic DNA carries:
- the LOC105034507 gene encoding NADPH-dependent aldehyde reductase-like protein, chloroplastic — MAEPATALPLADRVAIVTGASGGIGRAVALHLAALGARLILVYSSSSTRADLLAADLNSPSQTRAVTVQADVSDPVSVRSLFDRAEQAFSSPPHIVVACAGVLDSKYPTLADTSVKDWDKTFDVNVKGTFLCCREAANRLVRGGGGRIITFSSSIAGTLLPNYSAYAASNAAVEAMTRILAKELQGTGITANCVAPGPIKTDLFLAGKSEEFVESVIQRSSGRIGETTDVAPVVGFLVKDEAFWVNGQVIRVNGGFV, encoded by the coding sequence ATGGCCGAACCAGCCACCGCCCTCCCCCTCGCCGACCGGGTGGCCATCGTCACCGGCGCGTCCGGCGGCATCGGCCGCGCCGTCGCCCTCCACCTCGCCGCCCTCGGCGCCCGCCTCATCCTCGTCTACTCCTCCAGCTCCACCCGGGCCGACCTCCTCGCCGCCGACCTCAACTCCCCCTCCCAAACGCGAGCTGTAACGGTCCAGGCTGACGTCTCTGACCCCGTCTCGGTCCGCTCCCTCTTCGACCGGGCCGAGCAGGCCTTCTCCTCCCCTCCCCACATCGTCGTGGCCTGCGCTGGCGTCCTCGACTCCAAGTACCCCACCCTCGCCGACACCTCCGTCAAGGACTGGGACAAGACCTTCGACGTCAACGTCAAGGGTACCTTTTTATGTTGCCGCGAGGCCGCCAACCGGCTGGTCCGCGGCGGAGGGGGAAGAATCATCACCTTTTCGTCCTCGATAGCGGGCACGCTCCTCCCCAATTACTCGGCCTACGCCGCGTCGAATGCCGCGGTGGAGGCGATGACAAGAATCCTGGCGAAGGAGCTCCAGGGTACAGGGATCACCGCGAATTGCGTGGCGCCGGGGCCCATCAAGACGGACCTGTTCCTCGCCGGCAAGAGCGAGGAGTTCGTGGAAAGTGTGATCCAGCGGAGCTCGGGGAGGATCGGGGAGACCACGGACGTGGCCCCCGTCGTCGGGTTCTTGGTCAAGGATGAAGCCTTCTGGGTCAACGGCCAGGTGATCCGAGTCAACGGAGGCTTTGTGTGA